The following are from one region of the Juglans regia cultivar Chandler chromosome 10, Walnut 2.0, whole genome shotgun sequence genome:
- the LOC109012030 gene encoding protein SCAI-like: protein MAENDAVAQTFRALVEGADQKFARVRDIPAYGRVTSHYYFQKVFKAYTRLWKYQQEHRGDLLKSGLNRWEIGEIASRIGQLYFSQYMRTSEARFLVEAYIFYEAILSRRYFEESKGYSKDLGVRFKELRFYARFLLVSLILKRTDMVKALVDRFKAVVEDSKAAFRETNFKEWKQVVQEVVHFVKVDTAFMDVRPLRYCGMFDSHPASLPYVTRFHAKKVLKFQDALLTSYHRNEVKFAELTLDTFRMLQCLEWEPSESFYQKRPVESNGNGTSIDHSGASGLIDIKLTADMTDPSLTPNPRKAILYRPSVAHLIAVMATISEELPPDSVMLLYLSASGKASPSSNIAQMESSGGSRKSSKNKVTFQFSQEQNSNMSESSINHKGESSGYYDSCLWFGSRGHRGSNNLYPGDIIPFTRRPLFLIIDSDNSHAFKVLHGAERGEPAALLLSPLRPAFKNPSNADLSQNGSQFTFFLTAPLPAFCQMVGLSSPDTDSDVYNDAENILSTAFAKWEVILCTSTSVDIVWAQVLNDPFIRRLILRFIFCQSVLLLFCPSEDSDQYLPACLPHLPSSVSPNSEVVRSSVVRLAKHFRVADYFHFDDM from the exons ATGGCTGAGAACGACGCCGTTGCGCAGACCTTCCGGGCGCTCGTGGAGGGCGCGGACCAAAAGTTCGCGAGGGTCCGGGACATACCTGCGTACGGACGGGTGACGAGCCACTACTACTTCCAGAAAGTATTCAAGGCGTACACGCGCCTCTGGAAGTACCAGCAAGAGCACCGAGGGGACCTTCTCAAGTCCGGCCTTAACCGCTGGGAAATCGGCGAGATCGCCAGCCGGATCGGCCAGCTCTACTTTTCCCAGTACATGCGGACCAGCGAGGCCAGGTTCTTGGTCGAGGCCTACATCTTCTACGAAGCGATTCTCAGTCGGAGGTATTTCGAGGAATCCAAAGGCTACAGCAAGGACCTCGGGGTGAGGTTCAAGGAACTGAGGTTCTACGCCAGGTTTTTACTAGTCTCCTTGATTTTGAAAAGGACCGACATGGTGAAGGCTCTCGTGGACCGGTTCAAGGCTGTTGTTGAGGATAGCAAAGCTGCTTTTCGG GAAACTAACTTCAAAGAATGGAAGCAAGTAGTGCAAGAAGTTGTCCACTTTGTGAAAGTTGATACAGCATTTATGGATGTTAGACCGTTGCGTTATTGTGGTATGTTTGATTCGCATCCAGCTTCTCTTCCATATGTGACTCGCTTCCATGCAAAGAAGGTCCTAAAGTTTCAAGATGCACTGCTGACAAGCTATCACCGAAATGAG GTCAAATTTGCTGAACTTACTTTGGATACTTTTAGAATGCTACAATGTTTGGAATGGGAGCCAAGTGAATCTTTCTATCAAAAGCGGCCAGTTGAATCAAATGGGAATGGCACTTCAATTGATCATTCTGGAGCATCTGGATTGATTGATATAAAGTTGACTGCAGACATGACTGATCCAAGCTTAACTCCAAATCCAAGGAAAGCTATTCTCTACCGACCATCTGTTGCACATTTGATAGCG GTTATGGCTACAATTTCCGAGGAGCTTCCTCCAGATAGTGTTATGCTACTATATCTATCGGCCTCAG GGAAGGCTAGTCCTAGTAGTAATATTGCTCAGATGGAAAGCTCCGGTGGATCACGGAAATCTTCAAAAAACAAAGTAACTTTTCAGTTCTCTCAAGAGCAGAATAGCAATATGTCTGAATCGAGTATTAATCATAAGGGAGAGTCAAGTGGCTATTATGATAGTTGTCTGTGGTTTGGTTCAAGAGGACATCGTG gtTCAAATAATCTCTACCCTGGTGATATAATTCCTTTTACCCGTAGACCTCTTTTCTTGATTATTGATAGTGATAATAGCCATGCATTCAAG GTTTTACATGGTGCGGAAAGGGGAGAGCCAGCTGCTCTACTCCTTTCACCTTTGAGGCCAGCATTCAAGAACCCATCAAATGCTGATTTATCACAAAATGGAAGTCAGTTTACCTTTTTCTTGACTGCTCCTCTACCAGCATTTTGCCAAATGGTTGGGCTCTCCTCTCCTGATACTGACTCA GATGTTTACAATGATGCGGAAAACATACTCTCCACTGCCTTCGCTAAGTGGGAAGTCATACTTTGTACATCAACTAGCGTGGATATTGTTTGGGCACAAGTTTTAAATGATCCATTTATTAGACGGCTTATTCTaag ATTCATATTCTGCCAATCTGTGCTTTTATTATTCTGCCCTTCAGAAGATAGTGATCAATATCTTCCTGCTTGCCTACCCCATCTGCCTAGTTCTGTCTCTCCAAATTCTGAAGTTGTGCGGTCTTCTGTCGTCCGGCTTGCAAAGCACTTCAGGGTTGCTGACTATTTTCACTTCGATGACATGTGA
- the LOC109012029 gene encoding histone H3.3, which produces MARTKQTARKSTGGKAPRKQLATKAARKSAPTTGGVKKPHRYRPGTVALREIRKYQKSTELLIRKLPFQRLVREIAQDFKTDLRFQSHAVLALQEAAEAYLVGLFEDTNLCAIHAKRVTIMPKDIQLARRIRGERA; this is translated from the exons ATGGCCCGTACGAAGCAAACTGCTCGTAAGTCGACTGGTGGAAAGGCTCCTAGGAAGCAACTCGCTACCAAG GCTGCCCGTAAGTCTGCCCCGACCACCGGTGGAGTCAAGAAGCCCCACCGTTATCGCCCTGGAACTGTTGCCCTTCG AGAAATCCGTAAGTACCAAAAGAGTACTGAACTCCTGATTAGGAAGCTGCCATTCCAGAGGCTTGTCCGTGAAATTGCCCAGGATTTCAag ACCGATCTGCGTTTCCAGAGCCATGCGGTGTTGGCTCTTCAGGAGGCGGCCGAGGCTTACCTGGTGGGTCTATTCGAGGACACCAACCTGTGTGCGATCCATGCCAAGCGGGTTACCATCATGCCCAAGGATATCCAGCTGGCTAGGAGGATCAGGGGTGAGCGTGCTTAA